A single window of Cellulomonas sp. WB94 DNA harbors:
- a CDS encoding carbohydrate ABC transporter permease gives MFVSSLKPDLQIFKDLGSWRAFAPIGHISFDNYLGVFDRVPFLRFLLNSIGISAITVVLGLFINSLAAFGLSRLQWRGQQLVLTAIIATLIVPFETLALPLVWWVNKLPSLELNGFHLALTTGWLDTYQVQILPFVANAFSIYLFYQYFSSIPRELDEAARMDGASPWRIYRNVVMPLSGPAIATVAILTFLPAWNSYLWPLMVVQTENLRPVMVGIQYFFQLNVAWGQVMAYASMITVPVLALFLAFQRSFINSIASSGVKG, from the coding sequence ATGTTCGTCTCGTCCCTCAAGCCGGACCTGCAGATCTTCAAGGACCTCGGCAGCTGGAGAGCGTTCGCGCCGATCGGGCACATCTCGTTCGACAACTACCTCGGCGTGTTCGACCGGGTGCCGTTCCTGCGGTTCCTGCTGAACTCGATCGGAATCTCGGCCATCACCGTCGTGCTCGGCCTCTTCATCAACAGCCTCGCGGCATTCGGGCTGTCCCGGCTGCAGTGGCGCGGTCAGCAGCTCGTCCTGACGGCGATCATCGCGACCCTGATCGTGCCGTTCGAGACGCTCGCGCTGCCGCTGGTGTGGTGGGTCAACAAGCTGCCGTCTCTCGAGCTCAACGGGTTCCACCTTGCGCTGACGACCGGATGGCTCGACACCTACCAGGTGCAGATCCTCCCGTTCGTGGCGAACGCGTTCTCGATCTACCTCTTCTACCAGTACTTCTCGAGCATCCCGCGAGAGCTCGACGAGGCTGCGCGCATGGACGGCGCGAGCCCGTGGCGGATCTACCGCAACGTCGTCATGCCGTTGTCCGGACCGGCAATCGCCACCGTCGCGATCCTGACGTTCCTACCCGCGTGGAACTCCTACCTGTGGCCGCTCATGGTGGTCCAGACCGAGAACCTTCGCCCCGTCATGGTCGGGATCCAGTACTTCTTCCAGCTCAACGTCGCATGGGGCCAGGTCATGGCCTACGCGTCGATGATCACCGTCCCCGTGCTGGCGCTGTTCCTGGCGTTCCAGCGCTCATTCATCAACTCCATCGCCTCGAGCGGTGTGAAGGGCTGA
- a CDS encoding sugar ABC transporter permease, which yields MVGPAGFLLVLFLVIPVLLAFTLAFTNSRLISPRPAHFIGLTNFVNLFQDSTFWASLRNTLYFAVVVVPVQAGLALALALLVNAKVRGTNFFRTVYFVPVVTSIVVVSLLWRFMYQPDGLLNQFLVFITLGHFTPIDWLNNTSTAMPAIIIMSIWQAVGFHMIIWLSGLQTIPAELYEAGDLDGATGWKRFRYITWPSLAATRTFILITITIAALSLFSQISVMTQGGPLDSTTTLVFMAVRTGYQQLATGYASAISLVFFALVLTVAAIQRFLTREKA from the coding sequence ATGGTCGGCCCCGCAGGATTCCTGCTGGTCCTGTTCCTCGTGATCCCAGTGCTCCTGGCATTCACTCTCGCCTTCACCAACTCGCGCCTCATCTCACCGCGTCCGGCCCACTTCATCGGATTGACGAACTTCGTCAACCTCTTCCAGGACTCGACCTTCTGGGCGTCGTTGCGCAACACGCTGTACTTCGCGGTCGTCGTGGTGCCGGTGCAGGCCGGCCTCGCCCTCGCCCTCGCGCTGCTCGTGAACGCCAAGGTCCGTGGAACGAACTTCTTCCGCACCGTGTACTTCGTGCCGGTCGTGACCTCGATCGTCGTCGTCTCGCTGCTGTGGCGGTTCATGTACCAGCCGGACGGGCTGCTCAACCAGTTCCTCGTGTTCATCACGCTCGGCCACTTCACACCGATCGACTGGCTGAACAACACATCCACCGCGATGCCGGCGATCATCATCATGTCGATCTGGCAGGCCGTGGGGTTCCACATGATCATCTGGCTCTCGGGTCTGCAGACCATCCCGGCCGAGCTGTACGAGGCCGGTGACCTGGACGGTGCGACGGGGTGGAAGAGGTTCCGGTACATCACGTGGCCGAGCCTCGCGGCCACCCGCACGTTCATCCTCATCACAATCACGATCGCCGCGCTCAGCCTCTTCTCCCAGATCAGCGTGATGACCCAGGGCGGCCCGCTCGACTCCACGACGACCCTCGTGTTCATGGCCGTCCGCACCGGGTACCAACAGCTCGCAACCGGCTACGCCTCGGCGATCTCGCTGGTGTTCTTCGCGCTCGTCCTCACCGTCGCAGCGATCCAGCGCTTCCTCACCAGGGAGAAGGCCTGA